One Streptomyces mobaraensis NBRC 13819 = DSM 40847 DNA segment encodes these proteins:
- a CDS encoding HNH endonuclease gives MAGAAVDHIVPVSQGGLNRLDNVQVLCQFHHAKKTAQESAEGRRRARSARALPRRGNRVPGSLK, from the coding sequence GTGGCCGGCGCCGCGGTAGACCACATCGTGCCCGTCTCGCAGGGCGGTCTGAACCGCCTGGACAACGTTCAGGTGCTCTGCCAGTTCCACCATGCCAAGAAGACTGCCCAAGAGTCCGCGGAGGGCAGGAGGAGAGCCCGCTCGGCCCGTGCGCTGCCAAGGCGAGGGAACCGTGTCCCCGGGAGCCTCAAATAG